The following nucleotide sequence is from Halictus rubicundus isolate RS-2024b chromosome 7, iyHalRubi1_principal, whole genome shotgun sequence.
CGAAGGTGACAGACAACCGGGTGTACGCAGTGGCTTCGCAAACCGCACAATATCTTCCGCCTTGCTTGCAATACCTCGGTATTGGCGTTTTAGCTAGCCGATCACGTTTTAAAAGTGCATAGACCACCGGCGAAAAACTCTAGAGTGATCCCTGACGGTATGCTAGTCCGATAATCATAGCAATGTATTAAAATGAGAATCAATAGCGGGCAGCGTGAGCATCTCGTGCGTGCCTCTACAcattccccctttttttttgttctttcctTCTCTTTCGTTCGTCAATGTGAAAACTATATTCCACGTTGTTTGCGAgattatttctctttctttcgattttttATCGCGCGCTCTTCGTAAATGTGCAGGTTAGCTTTTTAGTCTTTGTGTCAGCGGCGTATAAGGACATTACGCATGTGTCTGCTCCGTCCGCTCTGTCTAAAAAATTGTAGTGTTTCGTGTACATGAGTTCTATCTTTCCGTCAAGTTCGTAATTCACACGGTTTTTCGTCCGTTGTCcttttcgttttttttcttttcatttattcTGTATGCCCTGTTGAAAATATCTCATCTCTTTCAGCAACAGAGTTTAAAGGCCTGAGTATTGTTGCACGTCGATTGGTCGTACATCGTAGACTTGCATATGTCAGGCATACATAGTTAATTTCTTTATATACTAATTTTAAATGTCATATTTGAACAAGTGCTAGTTATAACTTCTCCGACGATATATTCTTTCTATTATCTTTGTTCCCTTGTAGTTGATGCTCTTGCCCCTACACTAACTTATCAGTATctcgatattttttaaaaatatttatgctgATTTTTGGTTAGATTGGCGAAAGGTTTGAAATTGCTTATCATTGTTTAAAAAAGTCTGTCTAACTAACATAATTTATAGAATAGAACAAACCGATGATGTTGTTACTCGTAGCATATAACTGAAACAGTGATTTGATTTTGCATCGCACAAAGTGCAATGGAAGTACAATGTCTTCTAACAGTTTTTTTTAAGCGTGGTAGGCTTTAACAAATTAATTACTAATATAGTTTTTGTGTGCTGTTTTTTGTTACAGGTATTTACATAACCAGCACCAATCATGGGGAATATGTTCACAACGTTATTCAAAGGCCTCTTCGGCAAAAAAGAAATGAGGATTTTGATGGTGGGTCTTGATGCAGCGGGTAAAACCACAATTCTGTACAAATTAAAATTAGGGGAAATTGTTACTACGATTCCCACTATAGGTAACTTTGCCGTCTACATTTCTTTAACCTCGTTGATTACATATAAAATCTAATCCTAAAATATATCCTCAACTATGTCAGATAGAACTAAGAGTAACGGGTAGCATTAATCAGGATTAAATTTTGTAAACTTTTTTCCTACTAAATGGAGAAGATAGAATACAGATTACCCATGCAAAATTATGAATTTTAGGTTTCAATGTAGAAACAGTTGAGTACAAGAATATAAGTTTTACTGTATGGGATGTGGGTGGCCAAGACAAAATCAGACCTCTCTGGCGACATTACTTCCAGAACACACAAGTATGTATAATGCATTTATTCGCTCAATCACGTTTCACACTGATCATGTTATATTTGAACTAAAATTAAACTCAAGTAGCCCCTTCTTTTCTGTTTCGTTGCAAATTCCTATAgtcaaaatatatatttatttcatagtTGACTTGAGATGAATTATAATGGACCTTTTTTTCATGGATTGAACCTACTTGCAGGGACTGATATTTGTCGTTGACAGTAATGATAGGGAACGTATTGGTGAAGCGCGCGAAGAATTGATGAGAATGTTAGCGGAAGATGAACTTAGAGATGCAGTACTCCTTATATTTGCTAACAAACAAGTATGTATATTCTTTACAGTATTAATACACCAGTTGTGCACATACATCGTTCTAATATAGCCATGCGTAAAGCATTAAAAGATCTAAGGCATGTTAATGTTTGTTGTGTAAACAACATATGCTATATTTGTAAGCTGGATGTGTGCCAAGAAAAACATAATGACAAAGTCATTATACAATAAGAAATCAATCGATAAATAATATTTCAGGACCTCCCAAATGCAATGAATGCGGCAGAGATTACTGACAAGTTGGGCCTGCATTCTCTGCGTAATCGTAACTGGTACATTCAAGCAACGTGTGCCACAAGTGGAGATGGACTTTACGAGGGTCTTGATTGGCTCTCTAATCAGCTCAAAAATGCCAATCGCTAATTGGACCGTTATACTGTCAACATTCAGTTGCTATattaacataataaaaaaaaaaaaaatttttcatttaaaggactgcgctcacgcgggctttgatctgtgccggcggccgcgactcttcgcggctctttctttcccatacactgtccttctctgcgttcgaaacatTTAACTCTCGTttgtagagtggaagggtcttttcaggaagctaaatcgtgtaatttagaaagatgctttattaaatgttctctgccaagtctgaacgtgaactgaactcgcttaacggacaactcaaaacgaaaaccagtgtcggcggtttttcactctgaccttatagcgcgagtcgtcgtcgatcagctattgtgtcgaaaaacacggggcgacgaccgcgcgccacaacattgtctgaggaacgacaatccttcctcgcgcaacggacacacgcgtgtatacaaggcagcgcaaggtgtttcttttacagttcGGCCTATTCTGACACTatgaccgtcctcggtcaaAGTCGATTTCACAGCGACTAACAgagcaataaacaaaagaaacgatATACAAAGATATGATAAAGTggaatcacaaaaaaaaaaataaaattgtaacataaaatgagataaaatAATTAGTCATCACGATTATTTGGCCAGAGTTTCATTTGGTCGGGCCCTACAACCGTCGAAAAGGGTATACGTGTTCGTTGAAACCCATCGATATCGCTGACTACGTATCGATCATAATCTAACACCTTAATTACTTCATATGGGCCTTTAAACTTAGGTATTAACTTTTTATTGACTCCTGGCGTAACGTCGTGATTCCTAATCAATACATAATCTCCGACTCCATATTGAGTGCTCGGTTTGTGACGCCGATCATATAGTAATTTATTGCGATCTTGCATCTTATCAATAACGGCGCACGCATTGTTTCTTATCgcaactaaatctctcgattgaTCAATATTATCGAGAAGAATTGGTCGTACGCTATCATTCACTTTACCTGCTTGGTCCACACCGAAAAGTAATTTGCTGGGAGTAGTTCCAGTTAATTGGCAAATTGTGTTGTTTATAGCGTATTCTATATTATCGAGAACGTAAGACCAATCCTTGGGTGCTTCGCATAATTTCGCTAACATTGGCgttattaatctattatatctTTCAGCCTGTCCgttggctcgaggtgttccgaCAGCTATCAACACGTGGCTTATTCCTGCTTCatcaataaattctttaaaaatgttcgacgtGAAACAGGATCCGCGATCGCTAATTATACGTTTGGGCTTGCTGTAACTTCGGAAATAATCGTTAAGATGCTTAATAACTTCCTCGGTCGTTGTGGACTTGCCCGCGAACAatctaataaattttgtaaatgcatCGACAACTAATAGAATGAATTTATAACCACGCCCGCTTTTCTCAAACGGACCgcaatgatctatatgtatcgTGCTAAATGGTACATTGTCTTTcggaatattgtttaaaagccCTTCGCTTCGGCCTTCCAAGGGGGAAAACTCTACACACTTGAGACAATTCCGAATGTGCTGCTTAACTTTTTGTCGTATGTTCGGAAACCAGTATACCTGTGTAATGTGCTGGACCACTTTTTCGACACCTAAATGCCCCAAATCGTCGTGGGAGGCACGCAATACATTTGATTCTGATATCTGTGGCACATAAAATAatacttgtttttttttctgcttTCCGATATACTAAACCATTTCTAAGCTCGTAAACTTTGTCTTCGGTTATTTCCAAACGTTTCCGAATTGCTTGAATGGTCTCGTCTTGGCATtgttttaacgctagaacttgcTCGAACGTATTCCCCTCTAAAACTAATACATTATGACACCTGCTCAATGCATCTACGTGGTTCATTCTCTCGTTACGTCGATGTTCTatctcgtaatcgtaattttctaaaaataaagccCATCGGTAAATACGTGGATTTACATTTTGTTTGCTCAGAGTTAATCGAAAACTGTCACaatctgtaattattttaaaatgtattccagATAGATAGATAtcaaatctcttaattgcgtAAATAACGGATAAACATTCTAATTCAAAACTATGGTACTTTGATTCCGGAGTACCTGCACGCTTGCTGAAGTAAAATACTGGTCGAAAAAGTCCATCTGTCTGTTTCTGAAGCAAGATAGCTCCAAATCCACTAGCACTGGCGTCGCAATGCAATTCTGTTACCAATTTCGGGTCATAAATTGCTAAGACAGGTTCCTCTGCTAATTgttgtttcaaaatttcgaaagctTGATGTTCGTTCGGACCAAATCGAAATTCtgcgttcatttttattatatcgtaaagaggtttcgctaaaattgagaaatttttaataaatcgacggAAGTAACTGGCTAGGCAAACAAACCGATGTAGTTCTTTGGTATTTTTCGGAATAGGGTAATTCAGAACAGATTCTACGTTTTCTTTGCTAGGCCGTATTCCTGTCTTGTTTACCAAATAACCCAAATAGTTCACATGTGTGTACAAAAGGGAGCATTTATCCCAACGAAACTCTAATTGATATTGAGCAGCTAAACTAAAAACACTACGCAGAATATTTAAATGATCGTCTATTGTGGTTGTTGCGACCAATATGTCGtcaaaatacaataatattttatgatcgtttaataattcACGGAAAATGTTAGATAAATAACGTTGGAATTCACGCGGTGCGTTTGTTAGGCCAAAaggcattttcaaatattcgtatTGACCGAGTGGCGTTACGAAGGAAGTATACTTCAGGGATTCGTTAGCCATTTTAACGTGATGAAAGCCATTACGTAAATcgagtttagaaaaatatttttttcctttcaattggtccaaatgatcaTCAATGAGCGGGGTTGGGTAATTATCTCGAATTGTTATTGCATTCAATGCTCGATAGTCTACGCACAACCTCACGTCGCCTGTTTTCTTCCGTACTAACACAATTGGACTCGCGTACGGAGAGTTACTTGGTtgtgtagcggtacgcgatttgcatcgcaagatgttagagttgaccgcctgcagatgttagggtctaaggtaataaaacctaccctgacttttgcaagacggcagaaattattttatttccgaaatgactttacgggtgtagaaaatttaactaccccatcataaacgttaccagccgagtaccgctggggcctgtccgaccgcgcggtcccgacaagaccttttttccaaacatttggcgaccaaacctttgccagtgaccatgaaacaacagatgcgggatttcctacccccgcgaagcatagctccgccttcctatcttcggaaaggtaacgcctttccgaagatcaggatataaagggaggaaatccagaaaacCTACTTCTTGTACCTCTTGCATTTTCTCGCGCTTCTTGCTAAGCAGTCTACGTACTTCGTCTGTCGGTCTCTCAAtgtacattgaacacgcgattaaataaacagactatCCGTTAAATAATCTGtctctgttttgtggtaacacAACCACAAAGTGGTAACGCCGACGTGATTTCcgataaattttaaaagttgAAAGTTTAGTGTTGTGATTGCGATGGCTAATAACGGGAGTACCACCCTTCTGGAGCAGTAATCCATCATTATGGTTTCGACAACTCGAAATTCAGTTAGCGTTGAATGGAATTACGACAGACACGGCCAAGTTTTATTACGCCATGTCCCAATTAGAACTGAAGTACCTACAAGAAGTCGAGGACGTGGTGAACAATCTCCCAGCAACCGGAAAATACGACCGCTTCAAAGACGAACTCATCCGCCGATTATCCAAATCCGAGGAACAGCGTATCAAGCAGTTACTCGAACAGGAGGAAATTGGTGACAGGACACCGTCGCAATTTTTGCGACATTTGAAAACTTTAGCCGGAGACAATACATTGTCGGAAAAGGGTCTAgggggataagacaggtctagcggccccggcgggaattttattggtattgtgtggaaaaccatcattttaggttgaaaaacaatcccctaaaattttaagtcgctaacccttcatttaagggtgatatgagggtaaacaccctcaactttaacattttttttctcggttgttaattaagatattgagatgaaataaaatcgaaaatattcgaacttacttccttcatatcatatatttttttcataattgtaattaaattattaagactagaaaaaaattatttaatttttaattttttttaggcgtgggggtagcaagcaacccttcgagtgaccacttccaaaaaattcaagaacaatgttctgttacctatctaatacgtacaaaagtttcaagatcgtcggattggtggaacatagttaaatattgaaagatatcgcgatatcgttaacttaaataaatgtgggcgtattacaatatgctatgaatctttattcgcgacaaacgtacacgacgacagtcagaataagaATGACCGCCGTCCCAAAAATCCGCAGCCGTGAGGACGCGCTCGACAGTATGCCTCTGTTTCAGTTGCGAGGGGCAACGCTGTGACAAAAGATACATggtctgcctcgaccgtttgtttacttcgatttttctaacattcgGCCATACTGACGATAGGTCTGTCCTCAGACTTACAATACAATTctctgttgttttttttttgtttacaaaACTTTTCGTTGTGTAGACTTGGCTGAAAATAAAGGTTGTTGTCGTAACACGATACCGTCGTATCGCTTACGATCAACTATGGATACCGTCGTATCCCTTCTCGGTTTATGATGCACGTTGCATCCTTTGCTCATCACCACCCTGCCTGAGACACTCTTTGTGTCTGTCCGGTTCGGTGTAGAGTCTTGCTTTATGATGCACGTTGCATCCTTTGCTCATCACCACCCTGCCTGAGACACACCTTGTGCCCGTCTGGTTCGGTGTCGAGCCTTACTGGGGTACCGTTGCAGCCCTGAGTGATTTTTCCTCGTTTGTCTAAAATACCGTTGTATCTATCCTTGGCATTGGGACACACCTTGTGCCTGAATGCCGTTGCATCCTTCTTTTCCTTGTGTGGGTCCCATCGGAACCGTGGTGGATGACACCCTTTGGTCGTCCTCCTCGATCAGGTGCTTAGGCCGTTGCCCTCGCTCCTTGGATCTTGCCTGGTCGTCGGGCAAAGATCcctcttctcctccttctctaCCGTCCGTGTCTAGCTTACACCTTCGGCTTGTCTTTTCCTTTCTGTGAACATAGTCAAAATGTGAGATAATGTTTAAACTACTTACTTGGCGACTATCTTTAGTCCCTGTATACATTAATAAAAGGATATATAAAAATCGCTTTTATTCAGCATCGTGGTCATCCCCTTGGATCGTAATCCACGGCTTCATCTTATCAGCTGCAACGACTGTTCGTAATCGTTTCACCCCTTCTCGTAAATCTTCTACGTCGTAGCGGTCATTTGGCAGCACCGCTCGAACCTTGAACGGTCCTTTATATTTCGGTAGCAACTTTCTGCTGCTCCCCGTTGCCGGTTCACTGGTTATTCGTACCAATACCAGTTCATCGACAGTAGACCTGCGCGCTTCCTTTCGCGTACGGTCATACCGCTCCTTCTGCTTACGTTGATCTTCGGAAATATGTTTGCTCATATTTCCTCGTAATGTGGCCAAATCCAATCGATCTATTCCTTCTTGTACGAGACTCAGTAGTGTTCCTTCAGCTACTGTTCTCGTATCGCACCCGATCAATGCTTTCATCGGCGTCGTATTAATACTTTTGTTGTGCGTGGTGTTCATTGCACTCTGCACCTTCTTTACCTGGATGTCCCAGTCTCGTGGATCTTGACCTGCTAAGCTTGTCGCTAAAGCGTCAACGATAGTTTTATTATACCGTTCACACTGTCCGTTTGCCCTTGGTGTGGCTACCGCATTAAGTACGTGTTTAATGCCATACGTTTTGCACAGAGTAGCAAACCTTTGTGACGTGAAACTCGTTCCACGATCACTTATTATCCTCGTCGGAACACCGaataaatacatcaaatttaACAACACCTTTTCAGTGTGACGAGTCTTTTGGCTTTTTACTGGCTCTGCGATCATGAATTTCGTGAACGCATCCACCATTACGAGTAAATACTTATTACCCTTCTTACTCGTCTCGAATGGTCCTACATGATCTACATGCAACGTGTGAAACGGAATTGGGATCTTTTCTATAGTGTTTAATTTACACTGTTTCTTCCCTGACGTATGATTGTAGTATGCGCAGCTTAGACATGCGTTTACGTACTTCATTACGAAACGTCGCATATTCGCAAACCAATAGTTCcgctgtatccgttccaatgtCTTCTCTGTGCTTAAATGTCCTGCGTCGTCATGGCATAATCTGCATATTCGGAGCCTAGCGTTTTTCGGAACAACCCACACGGTTTTATTACCTGTTAACCGTCGGTATAGCTTATCCTTTCTTAACGCATactcttgaaaataatgttttgttTCGGGTGACTTTTCGTTGTTGGCGAGAATTGTTCGGATCCGTGACAATTGCTCGTCCTGCATCTGTGCCGACGTTATCCATTCCGCCTCCGTAATGTCCACGTAGGCGACCTCAAGAGCGATTGGTTGAGGATTTCGGCTGAGTGCATCCACATGTGCCATCTTCGTCCCCGGTCTGTACAGGATTTCGAAAGTGTATTCTTGCGCTTCCAACCACCATCGTCCTATGCGTGGCAATAAGTCCTTCTTCGAAAAGGTTGTCCTTAACGCGTTGCAGTCCgttacgactttaaattctattcccagTAAATATACCCGGAAATACCGCAGAGCAAAAACTACTGCCATCGTTTCCAATTCATAGGAATGATAGCACCTTTGGTCCGCTGTTGTTTGCTTACTGAAATAAGCAACCGCTGCCAACTTTCCGTCTTCTTGTTTTTGCAACAATATTGCTCCGACACCCAGAGAACTCGCATCAGTATGAAGTTCGGTAGGTCGAGCTGGATCGAAGATACACAACAC
It contains:
- the Arf79f gene encoding ADP-ribosylation factor 1, whose product is MGNMFTTLFKGLFGKKEMRILMVGLDAAGKTTILYKLKLGEIVTTIPTIGFNVETVEYKNISFTVWDVGGQDKIRPLWRHYFQNTQGLIFVVDSNDRERIGEAREELMRMLAEDELRDAVLLIFANKQDLPNAMNAAEITDKLGLHSLRNRNWYIQATCATSGDGLYEGLDWLSNQLKNANR